The sequence below is a genomic window from Streptomyces sp. V1I1.
GGAACCAGAGCCGGAGCCGCAGCCGACGCCGGAGCCTTCGGCTGCCGGGCAGTTCGTACCCGTCGAGGGATCGCTCCCCGCCGCGCCTCACCTGGCGCCGACGCCGGTCGCCGTGATGGTTGAGCCCGCGCCCGAGCCGGAAGCCCAGCCGGAGCCCGAAGCGGTGCCCGAGCCCGAGCCCGTACAGGAACAGGCGGAAGCGGTCGCCGAGCCCGAGCCCGAGGCGGTCGCGCCCGAGCCCGAGCCCGAGGCCTTCGCGCCCGAGCCCGTGCCCGTGCCCGAGGCGGTCGTGCCCGTGTCCCTGCCCGCGCCACGCGACGGCGGTGCGGAACTGCTCGCGGAGCCCACCGCCGAGCCCACCGCCGAGCCCGCTGCTGAGGCCGAGCCTGTCGCGGACCCCGAAATCGTCGAGGTCGTCGAGGTCGTCGCCGAGGTCGTTGAGGTCGCCGAGGAGGTCGTCGTGGCCGAAGAGTCAGTTCCGGCACCCGAACCGGAGCCCGCACCCGAGCCGCGCGCGGTCGACGGCGCGCCCGCACCCGGGTACGACGACGCCGAGCGCGAGGCCGTACTCCGCGTCATGCGCGAGCGCCGGGACATCCGCAACGGCTTCCGCAGCGACCCCATCCCGCACGACGTGCTGCTCCGCGTCCTTGAGGCCGCCCACACCGCGCCCAGCGTCGGCCACTCGCAGCCCTGGGACTTCGTCGTCATCCGCTCCGCCGAGACCCGGCGCACGATGCACGAGCTCGCGCAGCGTCAGCGCGAGGCGTACGCCAAGTCGTTGCCGAAGGGCCGGGCGAAGCAGTTCAAGGAACTGAAAATCGAGGCGATCCTCGACACCCCGGTGAACATCGTGGTCACCGCCGACCCGACGCGGGGCGGCCGCCACACGCTGGGTCGGCACACCCAGCCGCAGATGGCCCCGTACTCCTCCGCACTCGCCGTCGAGAACCTGTGGCTCGCCGCCCGCGCCGAAGGCCTCGGCGTCGGCTGGGTCAGCTTCTTCGACGAGCGCGAGATGGTGCGTGCGCTGGGGCTGCCGGAGCACCTCGAGGCCGTGGCGTATCTCTGCGTGGGTTACGTCGACGAGTTCCCGGAGGAGCCCGAGCTGATGCAGGCGGGCTGGTCCAAGCGCCGTCCGCTGTCGTGGGTCGTCCACGAGGAGACGTACGGCCGGCGCGCGCTGCCCGGCGAGGAGCCGCACGATCTGCTCCAGGAGACCGTCTCCAACATCCGCCCGCTGGACGCGAAGGCGCTCGGCGAGGCGTGGGAGCGGCAGAAGCGGATGACCAAGCCGGCGGGCGCGCTCGGCATGCTGGAGATTATCTCCGCGCAGCTGAGCGGCCTGTCCCGGCTGTGCCCGCCGCCGATCCCCGAGCCCGCCGCGGTCGCGATCTTCGCGGGCGATCACGGGGTGCACGCGCAGGGGGTCACGGCGTGGCCGCAGGAGGTGACGGCCCAGATGGTGGCCAACTTCCTCGGCGGGGGTGCTGTCTGCAACGCGTTCGCCACGCAGGTGGGCGCGGAGGTCTGCGTGATCGACGTGGGCGTGGCCGGGGACCTGCCCGCCACGCCGGGTCTGCTGCCGCGCAAGGTCCGGCCGGGTACGGCGGACTTCACGACCGGCCCCGCGCTGACCCGCGAGGAGGTCCTCTCGGCGGTCGAGGTCGGCATCGAGACTGCGCGGGACCTGGTGGCGGCGGGCAACAAGGCGCTGCTCACCGGCGAGATGGGCATCGCGAACACGACGGTCTCGGCGGCGCTGATCTCCGTCTACACGGGCATCGACCCGGGTGAGATCACCGGTCGCGGCACGGGCATCAACGACGAGATGCACGCGCGCAAGGTCGACGTGGTACGCCGCGCACTGCAGCTGCACGCGCCGGACCCGGCGGACCCGGTCGGCGTCCTGTCCGCGGTCGGCGGCCTGGAGCACGCGGCGCTGGTCGGCTTCATCCTCGGTGGCGCGTCGCTGCGTACGCCGGTGGTGCTGGACGGCGTTTCGGCGGGTGCGGCCGCGCTGGTCGCCCGTGCGATCGCCCCCGAGGCGCTGGCGGCCTGCATCGCGGGCCACCGCAGCGCCGAGCCCGGCCATGTGGCAGCCCTCAACAAGCTGGGCCTGCGCCCGCTGGTCGACCTGGACCTGCGTCTGGGCGAGGGCACGGGTGCGCTGCTGGCGCTGCCGGTGGTGCAGAGCGCGGCGAGAGCGATGCACGAGGTGGCGACGTTCGACTCGGCGGGCGTGACGGAGAAGTAGCGCGGCGGGGGTGGGGGCAGGGGGCACCGTGCCCCCAACGCCCCCGGCCCGTAAGGTGGGCGCCGGGACTTCACACCCCGCCCCACCAGCCGCTTCATCGCCGCAGCGGCTCCGTACACGCACCACCCCGCCCGAGGAGCCCGCACCGTCATGGCCGAGCATGCCGAGCACCCTGCCTATCCCGTCGGACTCCGCCTGACCGGACGCCGCGTCGTCGTTCTCGGCGGCGGCCAGGTCGCCCAGCGCCGGCTCCCCGCGCTCATCGCGGCCGGCGCCGAGATCGTCCTCGTGTCACCGGACGCGACCCCCTCCGTCGAGGCAATGGCCTCGGCCGGCGAGATCCGCTGGGAGCGGCGTCCGTACGCCGAGGGCGACCTCGCCGACGCCTGGTACGCCCTCATCGCCACCCCCGACGCCGAGGCGAACGAGCGCGCCTCCGCCGAGGCCGAGCGCACCCGCACCTGGTGCGTACGCTCCGACGACGCGAGCGCCGCCACCGCCTGGACCCCGGCCACCGGGCGGTCCGAGGGCGTGACCGTCGCGGTGCTGACCGGGCGCGACCCCCGCCGTTCCGCCGCCGTGCGCGACGCCATCGTCGAGGGCCTGCGCGACGGCACGCTCAAGGCCCCCCACCACCGCACCAGGACCCCCGGCGTCGCCCTCGTCGGCGGCGGTCCCGGCGATCCGGACCTGATCACCGTCCGCGGCCGCCGTCTCCTCGCCGAGGCGGACGTCGTCATCGCCGACCGCCTCGGCCCGCGCGACCTCCTCGACGAACTCCCGCCTCACGTCGAGGTGATCGACGCCGCGAAGATCCCGTACGGCCGTTACATGGCCCAGGAGGCCATCAACAACGCCCTGATCGAGCACGCGAGGGCGGGCAAGGCGGTCGTACGCCTCAAGGGCGGCGACCCCTTCGTCTTCGGCCGTGGCATGGAGGAGGCCGAAGCCCTCGCCGAGGCCGGCATTCCGTGCACGGTCGTCCCCGGCATCTCCAGTTCCATCAGCGTCCCCGGCGCTGTCGGCATCCCGGTCACCCACCGCGGTGTCGCGCATGAGTTCACGGTGGTCAGCGGCCATGTCGCCCCCGACGACGAGCGTTCGCTGGTCGACTGGGCATCCCTCGCGCGGCTCCGCGGCACGCTCGTCGTCCTGATGGGAGTCGACAAGATCGGCGCGATCGCGCAGACCCTCGTCGCCCACGGCAAGAGCCCCGAGACCCCGGTGGCCC
It includes:
- the cobA gene encoding uroporphyrinogen-III C-methyltransferase — translated: MAEHAEHPAYPVGLRLTGRRVVVLGGGQVAQRRLPALIAAGAEIVLVSPDATPSVEAMASAGEIRWERRPYAEGDLADAWYALIATPDAEANERASAEAERTRTWCVRSDDASAATAWTPATGRSEGVTVAVLTGRDPRRSAAVRDAIVEGLRDGTLKAPHHRTRTPGVALVGGGPGDPDLITVRGRRLLAEADVVIADRLGPRDLLDELPPHVEVIDAAKIPYGRYMAQEAINNALIEHARAGKAVVRLKGGDPFVFGRGMEEAEALAEAGIPCTVVPGISSSISVPGAVGIPVTHRGVAHEFTVVSGHVAPDDERSLVDWASLARLRGTLVVLMGVDKIGAIAQTLVAHGKSPETPVALVQEGTTAAQRRVDATLATVAETVRAEDVRPPAVIVIGEVVTVGPQSARRNA
- the cobT gene encoding nicotinate-nucleotide--dimethylbenzimidazole phosphoribosyltransferase; this encodes MTDTGQIPGEGLPENAGMVEQPGIPAPGAYTFLEPSENGPEEDDLLLMPGAQGAWSDPQSAQPVQPVQQGPVGLGAGGQAPVAMPVPVAQTPGPEYVAAEHLVPQHLVSEHAVSEHHGSGSFVSEPHVEVPVQVPAQVQVQAPVAPEFAAPDLAAPAFAQEQFAPAQEPVVEPVVPVHDANESGANESGAHEAGGRDSGSVDLSAARVPPSSATPTPPPARRPLHMGPPMPDSTGGVVRSLADRGPAGTPPHAMPVHTPGPPTAGLEYLDIPRDEAGAVLPGPQLGEIPPQAGAPWDPQPPQSHTPQPAPAETVVPEHTPVAPVTPAAPATPEVAEAHAPAPEPQPEPEPEPQPTPEPSAAGQFVPVEGSLPAAPHLAPTPVAVMVEPAPEPEAQPEPEAVPEPEPVQEQAEAVAEPEPEAVAPEPEPEAFAPEPVPVPEAVVPVSLPAPRDGGAELLAEPTAEPTAEPAAEAEPVADPEIVEVVEVVAEVVEVAEEVVVAEESVPAPEPEPAPEPRAVDGAPAPGYDDAEREAVLRVMRERRDIRNGFRSDPIPHDVLLRVLEAAHTAPSVGHSQPWDFVVIRSAETRRTMHELAQRQREAYAKSLPKGRAKQFKELKIEAILDTPVNIVVTADPTRGGRHTLGRHTQPQMAPYSSALAVENLWLAARAEGLGVGWVSFFDEREMVRALGLPEHLEAVAYLCVGYVDEFPEEPELMQAGWSKRRPLSWVVHEETYGRRALPGEEPHDLLQETVSNIRPLDAKALGEAWERQKRMTKPAGALGMLEIISAQLSGLSRLCPPPIPEPAAVAIFAGDHGVHAQGVTAWPQEVTAQMVANFLGGGAVCNAFATQVGAEVCVIDVGVAGDLPATPGLLPRKVRPGTADFTTGPALTREEVLSAVEVGIETARDLVAAGNKALLTGEMGIANTTVSAALISVYTGIDPGEITGRGTGINDEMHARKVDVVRRALQLHAPDPADPVGVLSAVGGLEHAALVGFILGGASLRTPVVLDGVSAGAAALVARAIAPEALAACIAGHRSAEPGHVAALNKLGLRPLVDLDLRLGEGTGALLALPVVQSAARAMHEVATFDSAGVTEK